Proteins encoded together in one Quercus lobata isolate SW786 chromosome 3, ValleyOak3.0 Primary Assembly, whole genome shotgun sequence window:
- the LOC115979336 gene encoding serine/threonine-protein phosphatase 7 long form homolog encodes MDLGPLTCRGRTKEMANVQMQDNRVIDIIKLLRLEGLFRAPSREIDHCLISALVKRWRPETHTFHLPHGEMSITLQDVEVIFELPIDSEVLVGPTAVVDGDWSQLCKELLGFTPPNDNKTLVGQRILISRLVEAITAPLPHDATEIQIYQYTRCYILAPVGDKLFMDKSGDRVHLMFLDFTRNLRDPRQYS; translated from the exons ATG GACCTGGGCCCACTTACGTGCCGTGGTCGCACTAAGGAGATGGCAAACGTTCAGATGCAAGATAATCGGGTGATTGACATTATCAAATTGCTAAGGCTAGAAGGATTGTTTAGAGCCCCTTCCAGAGAGATAGATCATTGCCTAATATCGGCCCTAGTTAAGCGATGGCGGCCGGAGACTCATACGTTTCATCTTCCACATGGTGAGATGTCAATCACCCTACAAGATGTGGAGGTTATTTTCGAACTTCCTATAGACAGTGAGGTCTTGGTTGGGCCGACTGCTGTGGTGGATGGGGATTGGAGTCAACTGTGCAAGGAGTTGCTTGGTTTTACTCCACCGAATGACAATAAAACTTTGGTGGGGCAAAGAATTCTCATCAGCCGACTTGTTGAGGCCATTACAGCACCACTGCCTCATGACGCAACGGAGATTCAGATATACCAGTATACCCGGTGCTATATTTTAGCGCCAGTAGGGGATAAACTTTTCATGGACAAGTCAGGAGATAGGGTGCATCTGATGTTCCTGGACTTCACGCGCAACCTTCGTGATCCGCGACAGTATAGTTAG